The Alphaproteobacteria bacterium genomic interval ACCCCGGACGATTTCCTCGCCCGCCAGATCGTAGAGATCGATGTCGATCGCCGATTTCTGGCTGCGCCGGATCCGATCCGCGACGAGATCGAGATCGGCGACGATGGTCGAATCGAATTGTTCCGCCAGCCACAGATCGACGCCGACCAGCAACGCGCCGGCCGCGTCGATCGTCCGGCCAATTTGGGACGCAATCAGACTTTGCGCGCCAAGGATTTCGCTTTGCGCCGATTCCGCGAGCTGTTCGCGCGCCTGACGCGTCGACAGATACGCGACCACCCAAATCCCCGCGATGACGAACAACGCGAAGGCGATCGCCGCCCATTCGGGTGCGGCGATTCGATCAAACAGGCCGGATTTGCGTCTTTCGGGGGGATTCATCGGCGCCCATCGTTACCCCCATTTTCTGCGGCAAAAGTTAAGCATGCACCAAAATTCCGTGCATGGACTGGATGTCACCCGGCTACCGCGATCAGCCCGGCGTACACCGCAAAGGCGCGGCATCGACCCGCTTGTCGCCGGCGACCGCTTGAAGCTGGCCGGTTTCCTGGTCCAGCCAGCGCAGAACGCCGGTGCGGATGGCGAAATGCGCGGCATGCAATTGCAGGCGCCCGCGCTTTTCCAGCGTGCCGATGCAAGGATGGGTGCGCAGCGCCGCGATGCTGGCGCGCAAATTCGCGACCTCCAGCGAACGGGCGAAATCCTCAGGCAGTTCCCGGTCGCATTCGGGCACGAGCCCGGCCGCCCCGTCGAGCTGTTCGATCCACGCGCCGACGAAATCGCCGGGCGACAAGGGTTTGCGGCCCGCATCGACATAGGCGGCGATGCCGCCGCAGCCGCCATGGCCCAGCACGACGATATGTTCGACCTTCAGCGCGATCACGCCGTATTCGAGCGCGGCACTGGTGCCGTGCAATCCGCCGTCGGGCTGATAGGGCGGCACGATATTGGCGACGTTCCGCACGACGAACATCTCGCCGGGTCGCGCGTCGAAAATCACTTCGGGCGACACGCGCGAATCGCAGCAGCCAACGATCATCACGCTGGGCGACTGGCCCGTTTCGGCGAGTTGCGTGAAGCGCGACTGCTCGCCGGGCAAACGGCGTTCGCGGAACGAAAGATAGCCGTCGATCAGGGATGCGGGCGGTTGGGAAGGCATCGTCGAACACTCCGCGTCGGGATCGTCATGTTGCGGCACAACATGGCGATGCGACGCGGCAAGTCAACGGTAAATGCCGAGAACTACCGAAGCGCGCTGTAAAACGCGCGATCAGCTTTTGTAGCCGGCGGCCAGTTCCGCAAGCCGCTGCGCTTCGATCGCGAGCGCCGTCGCCTTGAAGGCGTGGCTTTGCTTCATCGCGGTTTGCGTGCGGTTGCGCACGTCCGCCGCGAGCTTGGCGAAATACGGCGTGCCCGCCCCCGACGCATCGATGCGTTCGCAGCGCGTCTTGTTCACCAGGAACAGATGATCGGTGCCGGAGGCGCCGCCGACATCGACATATTTGCGCAGCTCGATCGTGCCTTCGGTGCCGGTCAAGAACAGCCGCCCGTCGCCCCAATTGGGCAGCGCGTCGGGCGTGAACCAATCGACGCGGATATAGCCGCGCGCATCGGCGCTTTTCAGGACGATCTCGCCGAAATCCTCGAAATCGGGGAATTCGCGATGGGCGAGATTGGCGCTGACCGCCGACACGATCTCGGCGTCGTCCGAGCCGGTGAAGAACAGGAACTGATCGATCTGGTGCGAACCGATGTCGCAAAGGATTCCGCCGGTCCCTTTGCGCGAATAGAACCACGGCGGACGCGTCTGCGGGTTATGGCGATGGGGCCCCAGGCCGGTCGTCGAAACGACGCGGCCGATCGCACCTTGCGCCACCAATTCGGTCGCCAGGGTCACGGCGGGCACTTCGAAACGCTCGGAGAAATCGACCGACCAGATACGCCCCGTCTCGGCTTGCGCCGCGCGCAAGGCGGCGAGTTCGGCCGCCGATACGCAGCCCGGCTTGTCGAGCATCACGTCCTTGCCGTGGCGCATCGCTTCGATCGCCAACGAAGCGCGATCCGACGGCACGCACGCGATCAGCACCAGGTCGATCGACTTGTCTTCCAGAATGGCGCGCTTGTCCGCGACGCGCGGCAAATCGGGGAAGCGCTTCAGGAAGCCAGCCAGCGGCATTGGCTCGCCTTGCGTCCACCACGCGACGGCGACGCAGCCTGCCCCCAGCATCCCCTCCAGCATGCCGTAGATATGCCGATGATCGACGCCCAAAACGCCGATCGCGATCTTGCCGTCCTTCATGCTCAGCCCTTCGCCACGGCGACGCGCGCACCCTTGCGCGAGGATTCGAGGATCGCGTCGATCAAACGATGGACGCGCAAGGCCGAGCGCCCGTTGATCGACGGTTCGCGGCCTTCGGCCACGGCCGCCGTGAAATCGGCGATGACATCGCGATGCGGCCCGTGATCGAAGGCCATCGGATCGGCCCCGCCGCCCGTACCCACGCCCGTCACGCCGGCGGTTTCGGTCTTGCCGTCGCGCCATTGCACGGTCAACGTCGAGGCATCGAGCGTGGCCGAGCCGTTGTCGCCGTTGAACACGCAGCTTTCCATGACGCCGGGGAAATTCGCCGTCGTCGCGACGATGGTACCGATCGATCCGTCGGCGAAGCGCAATCCCGCCCCGGCGAAATCCTCGGTCTCCATCTTGTGCAGGCTGGTCGTGCCCGCGAGCGCCGTCACGTCGACGACATCCGGCGTCAATGCCAGCATCATGTCCATCGCGTGGATCGCCTGCGAGATCAGCACGCCGCCGCCGTCGCGCGCCAGCGTGCCGCGCCCCGGCTCGTCGTAATAGCTTTGCGGCCGCCACCATGGCACGTCGAGCCGCACGAGGCCGATCTTGCCCAAGCGGCCGGAATCGAGCAGTTCGCGCATCGCGCGCGCGGCGGGCTTCAAGCGATGCTGGAACACGATGCCGAGCGGCACCTTCGCCGCCTCGCAACGCGCGACGATCTTCTCCGCCGCCGCCGTCGTGCGCTCGACCGGCTTTTCCATCAGGATCGCCTTGCCGTTCGCCGCGAACAGATCGACGAGTTCGACGCGCGCGTTGGGCGGCGTCAGCATCAGTACCGCGTCGATCGATTTGTCGGTCGCAAGCGATTCAAGCGTGGGTGCGGCGCGCCAGCCATTCGCCGCGGCGAAGGCTTCGCGCTTGGCTTGGTCGCGCGCGAACACGCCGGCGACTTCCAGCACGCCGGCGGCTTCGAGGTCCTTCAAGCCGCGCACATGCGGGCGCGACGCCATGCCAAGGCCGACGAGCGCGAAACGGATTTTTTTGGCCATATCTTGCGTTCCTTAAACTTGTTCGGCGACGACCGGATTGCGCAGGATGCCGACCTGCGGAATCTCGATCTCGACCACGTCGCCGGGCACGACCGGCCCAACGCCGGCGGGCGTGCCGGTCATGATGACATCGCCGGGATGCAGCGTGATGCCGCTGCTCAAATGCGCGATCAACGCCTTGACCGAGTAGACGAGGTCGTTGGTGTTGCTGCACTGGCGCTGCTGGCCATTTACGCGGCCGATGATCTCGATATTCTCGGCGTCGAGCCCCAGCGCGATCGACGGGCCGATCGGTTTGAAGCTGTCGAACGCCTTGCCGAGCACCAGACAGCCCTGCTTCATTTCCTTGGCTTGGATCACGCGCTCGCTGACGTCGTTGGCGCAGGTATAGCCCAGCACATGATCGAGCGCCTTGGCTTCCGGGATGCGCCGCCCGGCCTTGCCGATCACGACCGCGACTTCCGCCTCGAAATGCAGATTCTGCGCTTCGACCGGATAGACGATGGGCGCGTCGGGCCCGACGATCGCCGAGGGCGGCGTCATGAACAACATCGGGAACGCGGGCGTATCGAGCTTCATCTCGCGCGCATGGCCGATATAGTTGAGACCGGCGCCGTAGAGACAGGCGGGTTTCACGGGTGCCAGCAAGCGCACGCGCTCGAGATGCGTGGGCTTGCCGACCGTCTCCAGGCTTTCGAACGGCGAGCCTGCGAGCGGACGAATCGTGCCGTCCTTCTCCAGCAGGCCGTAACGCGTTTCGGGATCGGCATAGCGGACGATTTTGCGAGTCATCGTGCGGACCTTTCCTTCACCGGAAACGCGCCCCACCCCGCATAGGGCGCGCGCGATCCCAGGCGTTCTTCGATGCGCAGCATCTCGTTCCATTTCGCCGTGCGCTCGCCGCGCGCGATCGAACCGACTTTGAACTGGCCCGCGTTCCAACCCACGGCGAAGGGCGCGATGCTGATATCCTCGGTCTCGCCCGAGCGGGCGGAGACGATCGCCGAAATCCCGCCCGCCTTGGCCGCGTCTAGCGCTGCTTTGGTCTCGGTCACCGTGCCGATCTGGTTGGGCTTGATCAGCGCGCAGTTCACGAGCTTGTCGCGCGCGGCCGTGGCGACGCGCGCGGGATCGGTCACCAGCAGATCGTCGCCCACGACCTGCACGCGATCGCCCGCCGCCGCCATGAAGCGCATGAAGCCGGCGTGATCGTCCTCGGCCAGCGGATCCTCGATCGACAGGATGGGATAGCGGTCGAGCCAGCCGAGCAGCATGTCGCACATCGCATCGCTGTCGAGTTCGCGGTTTTCGAGGCCAAGCTTGTAGCGCCCATTGCGCCCGAAATCCGACGCGGCGATATCGAGCGCGATATGCACTTCGTCGCCCGGCGTATAACCCGCCGCTTCGATCGCGCGCACGAGCATTTCGAGCGCTTCGTCGTTTGTCGCGAAGACCGGCCAAAATCCGCCTTCGTCGGCGACACCTTGCAAGCGGCCTTCGTCCTTCAGCAGCTTGCGCGCGGCGTGATAGACGTCCGCCGTGCGGTCCAGCGCCTCGGCGAAATTCCGCGCCGACGGGCAGACGATCAGAAAATCCTGGATATCGACGCGGCGCCCCGCATGCGCCCCGCCGCCGAAAATCTGAATCTCGGGCACCGGGATGCTGACCGGGCCGCCCGCCGCGAGATATTCGTCGAGCGGGGCGCGCGCCGACGCGGCGGCCGCATGCAGCACCGCCATCGACGTCGCGATCGCCGCGTTGCCGCCCAGGCGTTCGAAGCGCTGGGAATTGTCGCAAGCGCGGATCGCGCGATCGACCGCCGCTTGATCGGTCGCGTCGAGGCCGATCAGCGCTTCCGCCAACGGTCCCGCGACATTCGCGACCGCGCGCGTTACGTCCATCCCGCCTTGCGACGTACCGCCGTCGCGCAGATCGACCGCTTCGCCCGAGCCCATTGAGGCGCCGGCGGGCGCAATCGCGCGGCCCGTCGCACCGTCGGCCAGCGCGATTTCCGTTTCGACCGTCGGCCGCGCGCGCGAATCCCACACCCGGCGGCCTTTGACGGAAACGATCTTCGCCATCGCGCTAATTCCTTCCCAAACCGTTGCGCCACTGATCGCGCAACGCCGTCAAACTCGCCGGGGCGGCTTCGATCATCGGGATCGCGATCGACCGCACGCGGTCCTTGTCGGCCGCCGCGACGATGTACTCGACCGGCGATTTGCCGTCGATCCGCGCCAGCAGCAGCCCCGGCAGCAATCTTGCGACGCGCGCCTCCAGCCCGCGCGCCAAACGCGGCCCCACCGACCCGAAATAGGTCGTGTAGAGCGCGTCGAAGGCGCGCAAGTAACCCGGCGCGGCCGCCGGATTCCAAATGCATTTCAGCAGCAGATGGTTGAGGCAGAAGGCGAGATCGAAAGCCGGATCGCCATACCAGGCGCATTCGGCGTCGAGGAAAATCGGCCCCTCCGGCCCCACCAAGATGTTCTTCGGACTGACGTCGCCATGCACCAGCGCCACATGCCGGGCCAGCGTGTCGCGCGACAAGGCGAACAGCTTGGGGGCGAGATCCGGATATTTCGGCGCCATCGCTTCGAGATAGGGTTCCAGCCGCAGCGCGTGGAAATTCGCGTCATGCGCGAAGCGCGCGGCGATCTTGTCGTCATAGGCAGTTGCGGCGTGAATGGCGCCCAAACGCGCGCCCACTTTCGCCGCGAAACCTTCGTCGACGCGGCCGTCCCGCAATTCGGCTTTCCACACCGGATGCTTGTCGGGTGCGAGGAAATCCATCGCGAACAGGCCGGCATCGGGATCGTGAAACAGAATGCGCGGCACGCAGCCCGGCACGATATCGGCGGCGGTGCGCAGCCAATCGGCCTCCGCCGCGTTGCGGCTGACGGGCGCGCGCCAATCGGCGGCGACGCGCAATTTGGCGAGGGCGCGCTTCACGGCGAATTTCGTGTCGCCCGCCTCGACGCACCAAATATCGGACGCGACACCGCCGGTCAGGGCGCGGAATTCCGCCGGCACCCCGGCCGGGATCACGCCCGCTTCGCGCAAACGCGTTTCGATGGCGGTGGTATCGGTCATGGCGGCGCCACGCGGTTGAGCAGCGGCGCGCCCGTCGCCAAGCGGCGGCAATTCTCCGCCACCACCGCAAGGCTGCGCCGCCACGTGCCCGGCGTCATCCACGCGATATGCGGCGTGGCGACGACATTCGGCAGCTTCAACAAAGCGCTGTCGCGCGCGATCGGTTCGGTCGCGAACACGTCCAAGCCCGCCGCCGCCAGATGGCCGCTCGACAACGCAGCAATCAATGCAGCTTCGTCGATCAAGGCGCCACGCGCCGTGTTGACCAGCACCGCACCCTTTTTCATCCGCGCGATGCGCGCGGCGTTCAAAAAGCCGCGCGTTTCGGGAGTCGCAGGCACATGCAGCGAGACCATATCGGCCTCGCTCAATAAAACGTCCAGCGGCAGCGTTTTGGCGCCGTCGTCGGGTTCGCGGCGCGCATGGACGACGACGCGGGCCCCCAACGCTTCGAGCGCCGGGCGTAAGCGCTTGGCGACGGCGCCGTAGCCGATCAAACCCACGCAAGCGCCGTCGAGTTCGCCCGCCGCGTCGAGATGCGCCGCGTCGGGCGTCCAGGCACCGGCGCGCAAATCCTCGTCCAGCGCCGTCACCCGACGCAGCGCCGCGAGCATCAACGCCAAGGTCAACTCGGCGACCGCCACCGTATTGGTGCCCGGCATGTTGCACACGGCGATTCCGCGCTTGGCGGCGTGAACGCGGTCGATCGTATCGACGCCGATGCCGATCTTCTGCACCAAGCGCAGTTTGGGTGCGGCATCGAGGATCGCGGCCGTGACCGGCGCCAGCACATGCAGCAGCACATCGGCGTCGGCGAGTTCGCGCGCAAGGCCGGAAGCGTCGTTCTCCGCCAATACGCTCACTTGCGCGATCGCGGGATCGAGGCTTTCGAGAAGACGCTTCGTGCCCGGCGATGCGTCATAGGGCAGCACGGCTTTCATCGTTTCGGGAACCCGGCAACCCAGGCTTCGATCTGCGTATCGGTCATCGCGCCATCATAGACGACGGTGCGATAGCGCGTGCGCAAGGGTTTGTCCTTCGCGACAACGCGGCGCGTTTGCCGGAACGTGCCGACACTGACCGCGCCCCAATCGGCGACGAACCACGACGCGTCGGCTTCGTCGGCCGGGTTGGGAATGACCGCGACGCCGGCCTGCTTGCCGCCGCCCACCGGGCCTTCGAACGCCACCCAGCGCGCGCCCAGCACGCCGATCGTTTCGCCGCCGACACGGCCCTTGTCGTCGCGCACCTTACCGCCCAGCGCCACGACCATCGTGTCGGCGACGCGCGCGTTGAAGTAAGCGTGGCGCGTGGGGCCTAAAGCGAGATCCCAATTCGCGGCCGCAAGTTCGGAATCGACATCCAGCACCCACGCGTCGGGCGCTTTCGTCACGGCGATGCGCCGCGTCTCGCGCGCGATGATGCGCCCTTGCGTGGCCCCCCACTCCACCGGCCCGCGCCATTCGACGGGAATCGCGATGGTGCAGCCGGTCGCATCGGCGTCGACGAGTTTGGGCGCGCCCGCGATCAGCGTACCGGGGGCGCGGCCCTGGAAGGTTTCATCGACGTAGAAATTATAGGTGTATTCCTCGTGCTTGCCCGGCGCCGTGGGCACCAACGCATGCACGTGGTCCGACGCGATCCAGATCGAATTGTGATGCGGATGGTCGGCCGGGCTTTCCGACGTGGCGAGATAACCCGACGGCGTGAACATGGGATAGACGTAAGGCCGCATGCGGCCTTGCGTCAGCCCCAGCACCGGCTTGCCGTCATGGCGCAGATAAAAACGCTCGGTGCGCGCGATAGCCCCGGGGGGCAAGGCCAGCGCGTCGCTTTCCAGGGTGAACATCGCCGCCGCCCTTACCTGCCGACGAGCGCGACCAGACCGAGGCTGAGCGACGGCACGAAGGTGATAACCGTCAGCCAGATCAACAGACCGATCATGAACGGCCAGCACGCGCGATAGGCAAGATGGATCGGCGTGTTGGTCACCTGTGCGGCCGTGAACACCAAGACCGCAAGCGGCGGGGTCAGCGCGCCGATGCACAGATTGGCGACCATGATGACGCCAAAATGGATCAGATCGACATTCGCCGCCTTCAACACCGGCACGAGCAGCGGGATCAGGATCACCATCGAGGCGATCATTTCCATCGCCAAGCCGACGAACAACAGGAACAGATTGATCGCCAGCAGCAGCAGCCACCACGTGCCCGCGAGGCCGCCGAGGATCGCCGTCATCTTCTGCGGCACTTGTTCGATGATGAGCGCGTAAGCGAAGGGCGCCGAGGCCGCGATCACCGCCATGATCGTCGTCGTTTCGATCAGGGATTCGCGGATCGCGTGAACGATCGTCATGCCCTTGGCCGCGCGATAGATATACATGCCGCAGAAAATCGAATAGGCCGCCGCGATGGCACCCGCTTCGGTCGTCGAGAACACGCCGTAGCGGATGCCGCCGACGATGATAACCGGCAAAACGAGTGCGGGCAGCGCGTTGCGGAACGCCTTGCCGCGCACACCCGGGGCCGGACGCGGGCCGCTATCGCCGATGCCGCGCCGGCGGCATTCGAAATAGACGACCACCGACAGCGTCAGCGCCATCAGCAGGCCCGGCACGATCGTCGCGGTGAACAAGGCCCCCACCGACACCGTCGCCATCGCGCCGTAAATGATAAGGCCGAGGCTGGGCGGGATCATATTGGCGAGGATCGAGCCCGCACTCGTCAGCGCCACGCCGAAGGGCTTGGGATAGCCGCGCTTTTCCATCGCGGGCACCATCGTTTTGGCCAACGCCGCCGCATCGGCGGTCGACGAACCCGACACACCGCCCATCAGCGTGTTGGTCAGCACGTTGACCTGGGCAAGGCCGCCGCGGAAATGGCCGACCAAGGAATCCGCCAGCGCCACCAGGCGTTCGGTGATGCCGCTCGCATTCATCATGCCGCCCGCGAGCATGAAGAATGGGATGGACAGCAGCAGATAGTCCATCGAGTTCGTCAGGCTTTGCGGCACGGGCAGCAGCGCCAGCGAGCCCTGCGGCATGAACGCGACGAACGTACCGAAAATAAGCGAATCAAAGATCGGCACGCCGATCAGCATGAAGCCGATCGCCACGGTGACGAGCGGCAGCACGACGCCGAACGAGCCGACGAAGGTATGGCCGATCGCGGATTCGAGCAGGAAATAGAGCACGGCACCGGCGATCGTGGTCGCGAGACCCGAGAGCCAGGAGCGGAAACCCGCGACCGGTTCCAGCACCAGGAAGAACAAGGTCGCCGCCGCGCCGGCGGGCACGGCGAGATAGAGATACTTGTACGACCATTGAAGCGCGGGTGAGACGTAACTCGCGTTGGCGACCAGATCGGCCCCGCAGAAAAAAAGGAACACGGCGCTGCACGACGAAATCGCGCGCGCGAAGGCGGCGTGGACACGCCGCCCGTCGTCGGAGAGCGCGCGCGGCACCATTTCGATCGCGATATGCTTGGCGCGCCGCGCCAGCAATCCCAGCGACAACAGCACGAACCAGGCGAAGGCGAAACGTCCGAACTCCTCGGGCCAGCTCAGCGACGCGTTGAGCACATAGCGGAAGAAGACCTGCAACAGCGCCACCAACACGGTGATGCTGAGCACCGCGACGCAGAGCGTTTCGAGAACGCGGTCGGCGACAAGGCTGATACGCGCGGGCGCGCCGTTGGCGGGCGTCGCGAGACTGTCGGAGGAGGAGGACATGGGAACCGGACTTCCGAAGGCGGATGAATTCGCCCGAGTAAAAGAACGGGCGGCGGAATCGCTTCCGCCGCCCGGTGTATCAGTCGGACTTCAAGCGACGAGGCCGCGGATCTTGTCGATCATCGCCTTGGTCGCCGGGCTCTTGGACGCGAACTCGGCGAAAAGCGGCTCGGTCGCCGCGCGCCACGCGGCCGTGTCGCCGGCCGTGCGCACGGTGATGCCGGAGGCCTTCAGCTCCTCCAGCGTCGCGGCCGTGTTGGCGCGATTGACGCGGCGCTGCTCGGCGAAGGCGACCTTCGCGGTGTCGCGCACGATCGTCTGCAATTCCGCCGGCAGCGAGTCGAGCCAGCGCGCGTTGACGCGCGTCGCCTTGGGCAGGAACCAGTGGTTCGTGAGCGTCATGTTCTTCGCCTGCTCGCCCCACTTGAAGCCCTTGATCGAGAACACGTCGGCTTCCAGCGCGTCGATCAGACCGGTCGACAGCGCGTTGTACTGCTCGGCATAGGCGAGCGGCGTGGGGTTCGCACCCAGCAGCTTCCAGAAATCGACCCACACTTTCAGCTCGGGCACGCGGATTTTGAGGCCGCGCAGATCGGCCATCGTGGCGACCGGGCGCTTCGACAGCACGTGACGGAAGCCGACCTCGCCGTAATCGAGGAACTCGACGCCGGTCTTGGCGCGCGCGATGGCGGAGACTTCCTTGCCGATGTCGCCCTGCAACACGCGGTCGACATGCGCCTCGTCGCGATAGATGAAGCCCGGCGCGCCGCCGGTCGCGGCGATTTCGGGCGCCACCGATTCTTCCGTATCGGGACCGCCGGTCGTGGCCTGGATCGTGCCGAGACGATTCTGCTCGATCATCTGGGTGTAGCTGCCGAGCTGGCTGGCCGGGAAGTGCTGCGCGTCGATACGACCGCCGCTCTTCTCGTTCATCGCCTTGCCCCAGGCTTCGAAAGCCATCGTCAGCGGCGAGCCGATCGCTTCGGAATGGCCCATGCGGCAGACGAATTTCTGCTGCGCCAGGACGGCGGGGGCGGCCAGCGCCGACAAGCCAATGGCGGCCGAGCCGGTCGCGAGCATCGAACGGCGCGAAATGCCGCGCGTATTACCGTGGGTGCGCATATTTCCTCCCTTGAGCGCCGTCCACGGGACGAACCGGGCGGCATTTTCGTGACGCGCAGACGATGCGCGCGTAAACGTTTGCGGTCAAGGGGTTTGATAAGACAAAAATATTGTTATTTTTCAGATATTTATTTTGCGCAAACATTTGCACAGTCGATTGCGCAATCCGTGCAACAGCGCCCAAACGCACGAATCCCGTTCGCCATCAGGCGCCCGAACGCAACAAAGCGCAAGACCGATTCGTCGATAATCGATGAAATGATCGCCCCGCTTGTCGAATGCGAAAAATCGTGCAAACGATTGTCCTGACGACGGAGGATTCGAATGACGCGGCCGACGAAAATGAAAGACATCGCACAGGCGCTGGGCCTGTCCGTGGCGACGGTGTCGCGCGCGCTGGCCGGTTCGTCGCGCATCAGCGAGGCCACGCAAGCGCGCGTGCGCGAAGCCGCGGAGCGCGACGGCTATGTCGTCGATCTCGCCGCGCGCACGATGCGCAGCGGAACGTCGTCGATCGTCGGATTGCTGCTGCCCGATATCGAGAACGATTTCTATTCGACCGCCGCCAAAGCGATCGCCGATTGCTGCCGCGAGCGCGGCGCGCAGCTCGTCCTTGCCGTTACCGGCGACGACGCGGATCTCGAGCTTCACCATTTGCGCAATCTTTGCTCGGCGCGCGCGCTCGGCATCATCATGATTCCGTCGATCGCGCCCGCGGCCGAAACCTATCGCTTGATGCGCAGCGTGCCGCTCGTCCAATTCGTGCGCGAAAGCGCCAAGGTCGAATCCGATTGGTTCGGCATCGACGATGCGCAAGCCATGCGTCTTGCGGCCGAACATCTGATCGGTCTCGGCCATCGGCGCATCGCCTATATCGGCTCGACGCTCGCCATTTCCACCGGCCGCGCGCGCCTCGCCGGGTTCCGCCGCACGCTGGAGGATGCCGGGATCGAACCGATCGACGAGTTGCTGCACTCGGGCAGTTGCGACGCGGAGTTCGGCGCCGCGGCGATGGACAAGCTGCTGTCTTTGCGCCAACGCCCGACCGCCGTCGTCACGGCGGGGGCGCGGATTTGCGTGGGCGCTTACGACAGCGTGCGCGCCCACGGCGTGGACGTGCCGCGCGATCTTTCCTTCGTCGGCTTCAGCGACGCGCCGATGCTGAAATGGTGCGGCCCCGGCATCACCACCGTCGCGATGCCGGTGCGCGATTTGGCGCTGGCCACCACCGACCATCTGTTCCGCAAAGTGGCGGAAGGCAAACGCAAGGACGAAGCGTTCTGCAAGGTCATGCTGCGTCCCACCTTGGTCGAACGCCGCTCGACCGCGCCCTTTGTGGAACCGCCCCAGCGCCGCCGCGCCGTGCCCGTCGATATGATCGCCGCGAAGTGATGCGGGTTCTCCGGCGTTCGGATTATCGCGTCGTCAAATGGAAGAACGGCCTTGGCGAAACCGCCGAGATCGCGATCCATCCCGCCACCGCCGACCTCGCGACTTTCGAATGGCGTCTGAGCATGGCGCGTGTGGCCACCGGCGGACCGTTTTCCGTATTCCCTGCGATCGACCGCCATCTCGCGATTTTGTCGGGCGACGGCATCGCGCTCACGCTCGGCGACCAGGCGCCGATCAAATTGACGCAAGACACGCCGCCCCTTGCCTTTCCCGGCGACGTGCCCGCCTCGGCCGAATTGCTTGGGCGTCCGGTCACCGATCTCAACGCGATGGCGCGGCGGGGCTTGGGCTACACGCCGTCGATGACGCGGCTCGATCTCGACGGCGAAACCACGATCGATAAGACGACGCGGTTTCTGCTGATCCATTGCGCGACCGGCGCCACCGACGCGCTTGGCACGGGCGACACGTTGATCGTCGAAAATGGCCCGGCGATCCTTCGCGGGACCGCCGGGCTTTACGTCATCACGTTCTAATTGCCGAGAATGCCCGGCAAGCGCAGCTGGTGCTGCTTGGCGCAGGCGATCGCGTCCTCGTAGCCCGCATCCGCGTGGCGCCACACGCCCGACGCCGGATCGTTCCACAACACGCGCTCCAAGCGCTTCGCGGCCTCCGGCGTGCCGTCGGCGACGATCACCATGCCGGCATGCTGGCTATAGCCCATGCCGACTCCGCCGCCGTGATGGAGGCTCACCCAGGTGGCGCCCGACGCGGTGTTGACCAGCGCGTTCAGCAGCGGCCAATCC includes:
- a CDS encoding carbonic anhydrase; translated protein: MPSQPPASLIDGYLSFRERRLPGEQSRFTQLAETGQSPSVMIVGCCDSRVSPEVIFDARPGEMFVVRNVANIVPPYQPDGGLHGTSAALEYGVIALKVEHIVVLGHGGCGGIAAYVDAGRKPLSPGDFVGAWIEQLDGAAGLVPECDRELPEDFARSLEVANLRASIAALRTHPCIGTLEKRGRLQLHAAHFAIRTGVLRWLDQETGQLQAVAGDKRVDAAPLRCTPG
- a CDS encoding Gfo/Idh/MocA family oxidoreductase, which encodes MKDGKIAIGVLGVDHRHIYGMLEGMLGAGCVAVAWWTQGEPMPLAGFLKRFPDLPRVADKRAILEDKSIDLVLIACVPSDRASLAIEAMRHGKDVMLDKPGCVSAAELAALRAAQAETGRIWSVDFSERFEVPAVTLATELVAQGAIGRVVSTTGLGPHRHNPQTRPPWFYSRKGTGGILCDIGSHQIDQFLFFTGSDDAEIVSAVSANLAHREFPDFEDFGEIVLKSADARGYIRVDWFTPDALPNWGDGRLFLTGTEGTIELRKYVDVGGASGTDHLFLVNKTRCERIDASGAGTPYFAKLAADVRNRTQTAMKQSHAFKATALAIEAQRLAELAAGYKS
- a CDS encoding Gfo/Idh/MocA family oxidoreductase codes for the protein MAKKIRFALVGLGMASRPHVRGLKDLEAAGVLEVAGVFARDQAKREAFAAANGWRAAPTLESLATDKSIDAVLMLTPPNARVELVDLFAANGKAILMEKPVERTTAAAEKIVARCEAAKVPLGIVFQHRLKPAARAMRELLDSGRLGKIGLVRLDVPWWRPQSYYDEPGRGTLARDGGGVLISQAIHAMDMMLALTPDVVDVTALAGTTSLHKMETEDFAGAGLRFADGSIGTIVATTANFPGVMESCVFNGDNGSATLDASTLTVQWRDGKTETAGVTGVGTGGGADPMAFDHGPHRDVIADFTAAVAEGREPSINGRSALRVHRLIDAILESSRKGARVAVAKG
- a CDS encoding fumarylacetoacetate hydrolase family protein, whose amino-acid sequence is MTRKIVRYADPETRYGLLEKDGTIRPLAGSPFESLETVGKPTHLERVRLLAPVKPACLYGAGLNYIGHAREMKLDTPAFPMLFMTPPSAIVGPDAPIVYPVEAQNLHFEAEVAVVIGKAGRRIPEAKALDHVLGYTCANDVSERVIQAKEMKQGCLVLGKAFDSFKPIGPSIALGLDAENIEIIGRVNGQQRQCSNTNDLVYSVKALIAHLSSGITLHPGDVIMTGTPAGVGPVVPGDVVEIEIPQVGILRNPVVAEQV
- the eno gene encoding phosphopyruvate hydratase codes for the protein MAKIVSVKGRRVWDSRARPTVETEIALADGATGRAIAPAGASMGSGEAVDLRDGGTSQGGMDVTRAVANVAGPLAEALIGLDATDQAAVDRAIRACDNSQRFERLGGNAAIATSMAVLHAAAASARAPLDEYLAAGGPVSIPVPEIQIFGGGAHAGRRVDIQDFLIVCPSARNFAEALDRTADVYHAARKLLKDEGRLQGVADEGGFWPVFATNDEALEMLVRAIEAAGYTPGDEVHIALDIAASDFGRNGRYKLGLENRELDSDAMCDMLLGWLDRYPILSIEDPLAEDDHAGFMRFMAAAGDRVQVVGDDLLVTDPARVATAARDKLVNCALIKPNQIGTVTETKAALDAAKAGGISAIVSARSGETEDISIAPFAVGWNAGQFKVGSIARGERTAKWNEMLRIEERLGSRAPYAGWGAFPVKERSAR
- a CDS encoding phosphotransferase codes for the protein MTDTTAIETRLREAGVIPAGVPAEFRALTGGVASDIWCVEAGDTKFAVKRALAKLRVAADWRAPVSRNAAEADWLRTAADIVPGCVPRILFHDPDAGLFAMDFLAPDKHPVWKAELRDGRVDEGFAAKVGARLGAIHAATAYDDKIAARFAHDANFHALRLEPYLEAMAPKYPDLAPKLFALSRDTLARHVALVHGDVSPKNILVGPEGPIFLDAECAWYGDPAFDLAFCLNHLLLKCIWNPAAAPGYLRAFDALYTTYFGSVGPRLARGLEARVARLLPGLLLARIDGKSPVEYIVAAADKDRVRSIAIPMIEAAPASLTALRDQWRNGLGRN
- a CDS encoding hydroxyacid dehydrogenase, with the translated sequence MKAVLPYDASPGTKRLLESLDPAIAQVSVLAENDASGLARELADADVLLHVLAPVTAAILDAAPKLRLVQKIGIGVDTIDRVHAAKRGIAVCNMPGTNTVAVAELTLALMLAALRRVTALDEDLRAGAWTPDAAHLDAAGELDGACVGLIGYGAVAKRLRPALEALGARVVVHARREPDDGAKTLPLDVLLSEADMVSLHVPATPETRGFLNAARIARMKKGAVLVNTARGALIDEAALIAALSSGHLAAAGLDVFATEPIARDSALLKLPNVVATPHIAWMTPGTWRRSLAVVAENCRRLATGAPLLNRVAPP